Proteins encoded by one window of Panthera leo isolate Ple1 chromosome D1 unlocalized genomic scaffold, P.leo_Ple1_pat1.1 chrD1_random_Un_scaffold_75, whole genome shotgun sequence:
- the LOC122212743 gene encoding olfactory receptor 56A4-like, which produces MVLFLNNTGTQVTEFLMICFPGMQETQHWLSVVLAPLLVLALGANFVLLLTIRQETSLHEPMYYLLAILSVLDIILCLTVIPKVLLIFWFNMKTISLAGCFLQMFIMNTFLPMESSTFLVMAYDRYVAICHPLHYPSIITEKFVIYAAIFIVFHNFLATLPTPVLAARLNYCASNVVENCICANISVAKLSCGDIHPNKLYQFVSVWCLLGSDLVLILLSYCFILRAVKRLQSGGAATKALSTCGSHLILILFFYTLLLVFIFTNKAEKKVPSEIPILLNVLHHLIPPALNPIVYGVRTQEIKQGILKLFKYQF; this is translated from the exons ATGGTACTATTTCTCAACAACACAGGCACCCAGGTGACTGAATTCCTGATGATTTGCTTCCCAGGAATGCAGGAAACACAGCACTGGCTATCTGTAGTCCTTGCTCCCCTCCTGGTTTTGGCTTTGGGGGCCAACTTTGTGTTATTACTCACCATTCGGCAAGAGACATCTCTGCACGAACCCATGTACTACCTGCTTGCCATCCTCTCCGTGCTGGATATCATCCTCTGCCTCACTGTCATCCCCAAG GTCCTGCTCATCTTCTGGTTTAACATGAAGACCATCAGCCTTGCAGGCTGCTTTCTGCAGATGTTCATCATGAATACATTCCTTCCTATGGAGTCTTCCACCTTCCTggtcatggcctatgaccgctatgtggccatttgCCATCCTCTGCACTACCCGTCCATCATTACTGAAAAATTTGTCATTTATGCAGCCATCTTCATTGTCTTCCACAATTTTCTGGCCACACTACCCACACCAGTTCTGGCTGCCAGGCTCAACTACTGTGCCAGCAATGTGGTGGAGAACTGTATCTGTGCCAACATTTCTGTAGCAAAGCTCTCCTGTGGGGATATTCACCCAAATAAGCTCTACCAATTTGTGAGTGTTTGGTGTCTACTGGGTTCTGACCTAGTGCTCATCTTACTATCCTACTGCTTCATCCTGAGGGCTGTTAAACGTCTGCAGTCAGGAGGTGCAGCAACCAAAGCCTTGAGTACTTGTGGTTCCCATCTCATTCTTATACTTTTCTTCTATACATTGCTGCTTGTCTTCATCTTCACAAACAAGGCAGAAAAGAAGGTGCCCTCAGAGATACCCATTCTTCTCAATGTCTTGCACCACCTCATTCCACCAGCCCTGAACCCCATTGTTTATGGAGTACGAACCCAGGAAATCAAGCAAGggattctcaaactattcaagtACCAGTTTTGA